Proteins from a single region of Hermetia illucens chromosome 3, iHerIll2.2.curated.20191125, whole genome shotgun sequence:
- the LOC119651540 gene encoding uncharacterized protein LOC119651540, with amino-acid sequence MYFRFGLLLLAAVCLSVRADDTEREFINAIDIADSEKSMYLFGGLSVEKISGGRSYQPASNVLDRVEQYLETHELKWSTSAEEEEEQARSASASEPRTRRLRKMLLPILLALKLKMAVVLKLAFMIIKFISIKALITGLLALLFAGGALFKDLLAKKKDHITTAYITGAPYNAEIVHSDWNRNGQASAQELAYGYHTIPQPAF; translated from the exons ATGTACTTCAGATTCGGATTACTCCTCCTGGCTGCGGTGTGCCTTTCGGTTCGTGCTGATGACACCGAAAGAGAATTCATCAATGCAATTGATATTGCCGATAGTGAAAAGTCGATGTACCTGTTCGGTGGATTAAGTGTCGAGAAGATCAGTGGCGGTCGATCATATCAACCAGCTTCCAATGTTCTGGACCGCGTCGAACAATACCTCGAAACTCATGAGCTTAAGTGGTCAACATCTGCGGAAGAAGAGGAGGAGCAAGCTAGAAGTGCATCGGCTTCAG AACCTCGAACCCGACGATTAAGGAAGATGCTCTTGCCAATTTTGCTGGCTTTGAAACTGAAAATGGCTGTTGTCCTCAAGTTGGCATTCATGATCATTAAATTCATTTCAATCAAGGCTCTTATTACTGGACTCCTTGCCCTTCTTTTCGCTG GTGGCGCCCTATTCAAAGATTTATTGGCAAAGAAAAAGGATCATATCACAACAGCATACATTACAGGAGCCCCATATAATGCCGAGATTGTGCATTCCGACTGGAATCGCAACGGTCAGGCTTCCGCACAGGAGTTGGCTTATGGATACCACACGATCCCACAACCTGCTTTCTGA